In Dromiciops gliroides isolate mDroGli1 chromosome 4, mDroGli1.pri, whole genome shotgun sequence, one DNA window encodes the following:
- the NHLH1 gene encoding helix-loop-helix protein 1: MMLNSDPMELDLPPTHSETESGFSDCGGGVGSDRTGPGGTGGGQARGPEMGESGRKDLQHLSREERRRRRRATAKYRTAHATRERIRVEAFNLAFAELRKLLPTLPPDKKLSKIEILRLAICYISYLNHVLDV; the protein is encoded by the coding sequence ATGATGCTTAACTCAGACCCCATGGAGCTGGACCTGCCTCCCACCCATTCAGAGACAGAGTCAGGTTTCAGTGACTGCGGGGGAGGTGTGGGTTCGGACAGAACAGGACCTGGAGGTACTGGGGGAGGCCAGGCCAGGGGTCCTGAGATGGGGGAGTCTGGTCGCAAGGACCTGCAGCATCTGAGCCGTGAGGAACGGCGGCGGAGGCGGCGGGCCACCGCCAAGTATCGCACTGCCCATGCCACTAGGGAACGGATCCGAGTGGAGGCCTTCAACCTAGCTTTTGCTGAGCTTCGCAAGCTGCTGCCCACCTTACCCCCTGACAAGAAGCTCTCCAAGATTGAAATCTTACGCCTGGCCATCTGCTATATTTCCTACCTGAACCATGTCCTAGATGTCTGA